The sequence TTTGGGTTTCGGTCCGGTTGTGGTAACAGAGCATGGCTTCGCTGATAAACAACAGATGCTGATCTTTTGGAATTTTTTCATACCAGCCGGTTTCAAAGGCCGATGCCCCGATAAACCGGAATTGCCCGTTTTCCGTAAAAGCTGTCCGCCACAGGGGCTCAACCTGGGGCAAATCAATGTTGAACCAGCGTAGGTTTTTTGTTTTCATCCGGAAAAATCTTGTGCAGAGCCCTGCCCCTAAATTAACAACCGTAGAATTGGGATAGCTTTTCAGGTATTTTTTTACCTGATTATCAAATAAACGGCGCCGAACCATCATGCCAAGTTGGGGGAAACTGTCCGGGCAAAAGAAAGAAAGATCCAGGTCTAACTTATCAACAACAGTATTTACGGTTTCATCGTAAAGAATGCAGTCATGCCGGTTATTTTCATAAAAATTTGCGGCAAGAGGTAATAAAAGGGTTTGTGGCACACCGGTTAATTGAACATCTTTCATTTGTATTTTTTCCATCTTGCATTTTAGTGGGTTATAGTAGTTCCCGGCACAGGTTTATCCTTGACAAGAAGGGCATCAATGGCTTTTTGAACAAAGCGCTCACTAAGTGTATCAAGGGCTGCAACCGGCTTATCAAGAGTGCTGACCAAGGCATTATATTTGTAGTCATCTTCAACATTGTTTGGCATACTATAGTATGTTGGAAAATAGTACTATGGGGATGAAGCGAGTACTTTTATGGGGATAAACCGAGTTTTTTAAAGAGAAGAAAAGTAAGAGAGGGTTACCTGCACTATGAACCCCAACGTTAGAGTGATTGGGGTTTTATATCCTGCAGGCGCCGGGTGTTGTATGAAATTGCTTTTTAAAGGCCTTATAAAAATGCTTTAAGTCCGAGTATCCCACCTGAAAAGCCACCTCCGCTACATTCAAATGACTTCTTTCCAACAGCGTTTTGGCCTGGGCAAGCCGTTGTCTTCGCAACTGCTCAAAGATAGTGGTTCCAAATACCTTGCGGAACCCTTGTCTGAGTGTATAATCATTTGTCCCGACCATCTTTGACAACTTATCAACAGAAGGTGGATTTTGAAGATCGGCAATCAGCAGATCCCGGGCATGGTGGATACGATCTATCTCATTATTTGAAAACGGTTTGCAAGGCTTGGCCTGGATTTGACCGGCACCGATCTGGGCCAGTTGATAGCATATCAGCTCCATGCATTTACTTTCCAGAAACAATCTTCGTATCGCCCCGCAAAAGGGACAATTGATAATATCAAAAAGAGCTGTTCTAAAAGCAGGGGTCACCGTTCCAAAAAACATTGGGTCCCTGGTCCCTTTGCCCAGTAAAGTCTCAATTTCTTTTGGGTCACCGACTAACCCTTTGAGCAGTGATCGCAACCTATTTTCCGAAATCCAGATGTTGATCATCCTCATGTGCTCCCCGGCCGGGTGGACACAACGTCCGCAGATAACAGGAAATGAGGTCAGGCTGGTCTGGCCGGAAGTAAAAAAAAATTGCTTGTTCCACTGTCCCTGCTTTAAATCATTATGGATACCACCGGAAAGGAGAAAGGAAAAAACCAAAGGCAGACTATCTTCTTCAAAGGTCATCGTCACTGTGTCCCTTGGTTCAAAATCTCGAATTAACAATTGAAAATCCGGTTTTAAAACAATAGCATGTAAAAAGCCTTGTCCAATTGTTTTTGGGCATTGCCATAAAATCTCCTGGTCATTTTCCAAACGCTGAAACCCTATTTTTTCATAATCATTACCGTGAAATTGAATACGCTGTTTCATGGTTTTTCCATTCAATTTTTATGCATATGCCTTATAATATTTGCCAAATATATCTTGCCAAGCAATATAATATTAGGGATGACGTAATGTCTATTGAAAAAAGATGAATCTCATACTTTAAGGCTTGACAGGTTATTGCCGGATGATATTATGGACAAATTAAAACTCTAAGTTTGGATTTGTCCATAATATGTTTGACAGAAGAATTGAAAACGAACTAAAAACAACAGCCGGGGAATATCCTGTTGTTACCATTATCGGTCCTCGACAGTCAGGAAAAACCACCTTGGCTAAAAAAATTTTCCGGAACCATACCTATGTAAATCTTGAAAATCCGGAACTGCGTAGCCTCGCAGCAGATGATCCAAAAACATTTATGCTTCGCTACCCTGCACCTGCAATATTTGACGAGATACAAAATGTTCCTGAGCTGTTGTCATGGATTCAAGTGTATGTTGATGAAACTGCCGAACTGACCGGAGGGTATATTCTGACAGGCAGTCATCAGTTGCAGTTAAGAGAGGCAATTACACAATCTTTGGCAGGAAGAACAGCCCTTTTGACTCTTTTCCCTTTTGCCCTGAATGAACTTAAAAAAAGTGATATTCAACTTGAAAGGGAAGTCCTGATTCATAAAGGATTTATGCCAAGGCTTCATGACAAGAATATAAGACCCGGACGGTTTTACAGGGATTATTTCCAGACGTATGTTGAAAGAGACGTCCGAAAACTGATGGCCGTTGAAAACCAACAGGCATTTGAGCTTTTCCTTAAACTTCTGGCCGGTCGAGTCGGCAGTGAGATCAATTACAGTTCCCTTTCCGGACAGGTCGGTATCAGCGCGCCACAGATTAAAAAATGGATCAGCCTTTTGGAAGCATCATTCATTATTTTCAAACTCCCTCCGTTTTTTAATAATTTTGGCAAACGCCTTACCAAATCGCCAAAAATTTATTTTGTTGAGGTAGGACTTGCCTGTTATCTGTTGGGGATAGAAACCCCGGAGCAACTGGAACGGGATATGGCCTTTGGCGTATCAAATGTCAATTACTTTGTCCGGTTCGCGTCAATTATCTTGTCCGGTTTTTTTATATCAATAAATGCTTTTTGAGTGCATAAATCCTGTTCCGTTTTTGTTCCGATCTTTACGCAGACTGACTCAATACTTCATTGTAATTGACGTCTGTTAAACCACATTAAATGGATTTTAGGATCGGTAATTGTCGTCTCATACACTGTATTTTTACCCTTACCCCCAAAAATTTGTAACTTCATTCCAGGATAAATCAAGGAAAAAATCGGTTCCTCCCAGAGGGTCCCTCCCATTTTTCCCTTGACTTATCCTTCCACTTCGCGAAGATTTTTTTGAGGGTAAGGGAAAATTTGATTATTGAAGGACGGATTTCTAAAATATGCGTTAAACTGGCCTGTCTTCTCTTTTTTCAGGCTGGTACTTAAAGCCTGCGTCAATCAATATATATTCCAAAACGATCCCAACCTCGCCTCTTTTTTTGAGCTCGTCAAGCATCCACCGCTGAATGCGGGCATTCACATGAACACGCTTTAGATGTGCCGGCAATTTAGGCTTTGGTTTTCCCCTATAACCACCTCGCATGATTCTCTCCTATTTCCAAACACCAGGCTGACATCCCTGCTATTTCCTTGTTTATAGATAAACGTACTACGCTTTTCAAAAATTATGGTTGATTCTCACGATATATTGGTAACAGTTCTTGAGCCCTCTGACGATTGTGACCAATGTCATCCCGGGATATATCATAAAGCCAAATTGGATAGTCGTAATTGCACTGTTCAATCAGCAATCCTTCTTCAAAATCAGTGATTCTCATAACAGAATCACTATCCACGCAGTCATCAAACCAAGTGCTGTTTTCTTCTGTGATTTCAATATCAATGGTTTCCAGCCTCTGCTTGGCGGTGTTGTAAATATCTATTTTCATGGAATCATCTTTCTGTGGTTTTGTTATTATCTTCTTGGGTAGGTTCCGGCTTAAGGGGAATTCTTATATTCCTGGAAATTGCCTGACGTTTGCGGTAGCTGTCTGCCTGTATTTCGATAATGATCGAATGGTGAACCACTCTATCGATAGCTGCTACAGTCATTGACGGATCAGAAAAGATTTTGTCCCATTCCCCAAATGGCTGATTGGATGTGATAATCATACTTCCCGTCTCATACCTATGGGCGATCAGTTCGAAAAGCACATGAGTTTCCGTATCGCTTTTTTTGACATAGCCCAGGTCATCAAGGACAATGACCGCGTATTTATCGAGTTTGGATAAAAATGATTCAAGCTGCAAATCAGCACGGGCCTGCTGCATTTTTTGAACAAGTGCGGTTGTCGTGAAATGACGTACCCGAATTGACTGTTCTATTAATGCGTGAGATATGGCAGCCGCCAGGTGGGTTTTTCCAACGCCGCTAGGGCCAAAAAATAAAAGGTTCTCTGCACGGTTTACCCAATCGCTGTTTTGGGCCAGGGCCTCTATTTTTTCCTGACGTATTGCCGGAGTGTGGTTAAAATTAAATGTTTCAAGGCTTTTACCCACCGGAAGACGGGATTCTTTTGTAAAACGGGCAATACGCCGGCTGTAGCGCTCATTGATCTCTTGCTCACATAGAGTCGCCAAATACTGCGCCGGGTTCCAATGTTCCTCCTGAGCACGGGAGAGCGTGGGTTCCCATAGCCGGGCTATGGTTGAAAGACGCAGTTGTTTGAGCAATACGGGAAGAGTTTCAGTACTTGCCATCAAAACACCTCCGTAAATGAATGCGAAGAAAGCAGGATATTGTAATCTTCTCCTGAGACAGCCACCATATTTATTTCCGGTATTTCCTTTTCTTTTTTGTTAAATTTTTTTTGAAGTTCATGAAGCGCCGGAATATGGTTATCCATCATTTTTTCAAGAATATAATCACCCAATTCCGTCTCCTGGTCGGTCCGGTTCGCCAGAGACAATATACCCACGATGCTTTTACAGGCGGTACGGGGATCAAGGGTTTGGTCAAGCTGATCCCATATAAGCCGGTAAGTGTCACTGGGCAGCAGGTCATCCCTTAGCTGTGAATAGCGAAACGCTTGGGGTTTTCGCTCCAGGCTGCCTATGACGTGC is a genomic window of uncultured Desulfobacter sp. containing:
- a CDS encoding AraC family transcriptional regulator; its protein translation is MKQRIQFHGNDYEKIGFQRLENDQEILWQCPKTIGQGFLHAIVLKPDFQLLIRDFEPRDTVTMTFEEDSLPLVFSFLLSGGIHNDLKQGQWNKQFFFTSGQTSLTSFPVICGRCVHPAGEHMRMINIWISENRLRSLLKGLVGDPKEIETLLGKGTRDPMFFGTVTPAFRTALFDIINCPFCGAIRRLFLESKCMELICYQLAQIGAGQIQAKPCKPFSNNEIDRIHHARDLLIADLQNPPSVDKLSKMVGTNDYTLRQGFRKVFGTTIFEQLRRQRLAQAKTLLERSHLNVAEVAFQVGYSDLKHFYKAFKKQFHTTPGACRI
- the istB gene encoding IS21-like element helper ATPase IstB gives rise to the protein MASTETLPVLLKQLRLSTIARLWEPTLSRAQEEHWNPAQYLATLCEQEINERYSRRIARFTKESRLPVGKSLETFNFNHTPAIRQEKIEALAQNSDWVNRAENLLFFGPSGVGKTHLAAAISHALIEQSIRVRHFTTTALVQKMQQARADLQLESFLSKLDKYAVIVLDDLGYVKKSDTETHVLFELIAHRYETGSMIITSNQPFGEWDKIFSDPSMTVAAIDRVVHHSIIIEIQADSYRKRQAISRNIRIPLKPEPTQEDNNKTTER
- a CDS encoding AAA family ATPase, translating into MFDRRIENELKTTAGEYPVVTIIGPRQSGKTTLAKKIFRNHTYVNLENPELRSLAADDPKTFMLRYPAPAIFDEIQNVPELLSWIQVYVDETAELTGGYILTGSHQLQLREAITQSLAGRTALLTLFPFALNELKKSDIQLEREVLIHKGFMPRLHDKNIRPGRFYRDYFQTYVERDVRKLMAVENQQAFELFLKLLAGRVGSEINYSSLSGQVGISAPQIKKWISLLEASFIIFKLPPFFNNFGKRLTKSPKIYFVEVGLACYLLGIETPEQLERDMAFGVSNVNYFVRFASIILSGFFISINAF
- a CDS encoding class I SAM-dependent methyltransferase, with the translated sequence MKDVQLTGVPQTLLLPLAANFYENNRHDCILYDETVNTVVDKLDLDLSFFCPDSFPQLGMMVRRRLFDNQVKKYLKSYPNSTVVNLGAGLCTRFFRMKTKNLRWFNIDLPQVEPLWRTAFTENGQFRFIGASAFETGWYEKIPKDQHLLFISEAMLCYHNRTETQKLFQNLLWRFKKFHFIFDVYNDSGVKRSNQNPDIAKSGSALQWGVKKIEDLKQLNDALTILDTDNFPWRYVTRLPFKEKIKSLFCPGIRNRFTVVHTRFSTDS